Proteins encoded by one window of Blautia luti:
- a CDS encoding DNA-methyltransferase: protein MPDVKCVLIHDNFQNFKSYNIPKAQLVIADIPYNIGTDFYASRPDWYVDGDNKNGESSKARKAAFNTDFTFNIAEYFHFCNRLLKKEPGTGEKDAPCMIVFCAFQQIPKVITEAEKYGFKNYIPLVFCKNYSPQVLKANMKIVGATEYALVLYRGKLPKFRNLGEDGKPHMIFNWFDWKRDGKEYPKIHPSQKPISVLKRLIETFTDEGDVVIDPCAGSGSTLRAARELGRNSYGFEVSRDFYRKANEQMLGEEASA from the coding sequence ATGCCTGATGTGAAATGTGTTCTCATTCACGACAACTTCCAGAACTTCAAGTCTTATAACATCCCCAAGGCACAGCTGGTGATCGCAGATATTCCGTACAACATCGGTACAGATTTCTACGCCAGCCGGCCGGACTGGTATGTGGATGGCGATAACAAAAACGGGGAGAGCAGCAAGGCGAGGAAGGCGGCGTTCAATACCGACTTCACCTTCAACATTGCAGAGTATTTCCACTTCTGCAACCGCCTGCTGAAGAAAGAACCCGGCACGGGCGAGAAGGATGCGCCGTGCATGATCGTGTTCTGTGCGTTCCAGCAGATCCCGAAGGTGATCACCGAAGCAGAGAAATACGGCTTCAAGAATTATATCCCTCTGGTGTTCTGCAAGAACTACAGTCCGCAGGTGCTCAAAGCCAACATGAAGATTGTGGGTGCAACAGAGTATGCGCTGGTGCTGTATCGGGGAAAGCTCCCGAAGTTCCGTAATCTCGGTGAGGACGGAAAGCCCCACATGATCTTCAACTGGTTTGACTGGAAGAGGGATGGCAAGGAATATCCGAAGATCCATCCTTCCCAGAAACCGATCTCTGTGCTGAAACGACTGATCGAGACCTTTACAGATGAGGGCGATGTGGTCATTGACCCCTGCGCCGGCAGCGGTTCCACGCTGAGAGCAGCAAGAGAACTGGGGCGCAACAGCTACGGATTTGAAGTGTCCAGAGATTTTTACCGGAAAGCAAATGAGCAGATGCTCGGAGAGGAGGCTTCCGCATGA
- a CDS encoding holin → MKNMEENTMKYLMSAEWWKAAGIRAAKTMFQTGAALVVTQMPGGTVDWMAVGSAVIVAGVASLGTSLAGLPELEKGDKA, encoded by the coding sequence ATGAAGAATATGGAGGAAAACACAATGAAGTATCTGATGAGTGCAGAATGGTGGAAGGCAGCCGGCATCCGTGCTGCAAAGACGATGTTCCAGACCGGCGCGGCTCTGGTTGTGACACAGATGCCCGGCGGCACGGTGGACTGGATGGCGGTCGGTAGTGCAGTGATCGTGGCAGGTGTTGCGTCCCTCGGTACCAGCCTTGCCGGTCTGCCGGAACTGGAAAAGGGGGATAAGGCTTAA
- a CDS encoding gamma-glutamylcyclotransferase family protein, with the protein MKNKKYYIAYGSNLSVEQMAYRCPDAKIAGQAVLAGWELLFRGCATIAPNPKKNTPVLVWEISERDEENLDLYEGYPNYYRKEDLNIELLREGAEPEMVTAMVYIMENDFGHRAPSRYYYKVLHDGYKAFHFPMHILEGALKECMDKDAAQKMIEEVQA; encoded by the coding sequence ATGAAGAACAAGAAATATTACATCGCCTACGGCAGCAACCTGTCGGTGGAGCAGATGGCATACCGGTGTCCGGATGCAAAAATAGCAGGACAGGCGGTGCTGGCAGGCTGGGAGCTTTTGTTCCGAGGCTGCGCTACCATCGCACCGAACCCGAAGAAGAACACGCCGGTTCTGGTGTGGGAGATCTCGGAAAGGGACGAAGAGAACCTCGACCTCTATGAGGGCTACCCGAACTACTACCGCAAGGAAGACCTGAACATCGAACTGCTCCGGGAAGGGGCAGAGCCGGAGATGGTGACCGCAATGGTCTACATCATGGAGAACGACTTCGGACATCGCGCACCGAGCCGGTATTACTACAAAGTTTTGCATGACGGCTACAAGGCATTCCACTTCCCGATGCACATCCTCGAAGGTGCACTGAAGGAGTGCATGGATAAGGATGCCGCCCAGAAGATGATCGAGGAGGTGCAGGCATGA
- a CDS encoding DNA cytosine methyltransferase, with product MSTEQNKTLTLGSLFDGSGGFPLGGLLTGQITPLWSSEIEPFAIRVTTKRLPQVKHYGDVSVISGADLPPVDIITFGSPCQDMSIAGKRDGLDGSRSSLFYEAIRIVKEMRCKTNGEKPRFIVWENVPGAFSSNKGQDFKAVLEAVIGVKEPAASVPAPEKKGWPDADYYVGDGWSVAYRVLDAQWWGVPQRRKRIYLVADFAGQSAPEILFNSEGLSRYSAEGFRAWQRAAAGVESGTGEAGCNGAGGRICLNDQGGERMDVTEEVTATLRAEAHHPPCVMEAAGFCTEHSANARSIGYEEERSPTLRAGVVPAAIALENHPADSRVKISEDGKVQTLTSRCGTGGGNVPMVMDAVENSVESQVKDVENSPAVTLKIRSGCEGGGKGAIWQEEKSATLGCNNDQTLFVPKCYGVCSKASHSMMSDNPHSGFYEAETSRTLDRSGGDPTCNQGGICVVEPVAFTQNQRDEVRDLGDKSAALAAEPGMKQQTFVAQPEDVTAFHVNQRNELIDLHGKSGALMATRSDQMQTFVLQGNMIGRKDENGPQGDGVNEDVCFTLDATDRHAVCAPEDVYAMTTGSYMQVAKEVAPTLMARDYKDPTTIAPAPHLNEGVAGTVATGAHPSGFNGQDAFNDRLVIDNPEAQSTPVTYTVRRLTPTECARLQGFPDWWCRDLGTENPTEEELAFWTDVFETHRKIVTHAKKPKTEKQIRKWLADPYTDSAEYRIWGNGICLANAFFVLAGIAWCAGLEE from the coding sequence ATGAGCACAGAACAGAATAAGACTTTGACCCTCGGCAGCCTCTTTGATGGCTCCGGGGGGTTTCCGTTAGGCGGTCTTCTGACTGGGCAGATCACTCCGCTGTGGAGCAGCGAGATCGAGCCCTTTGCCATCCGGGTCACGACCAAACGTCTACCACAGGTGAAGCACTACGGAGATGTATCCGTCATCAGCGGCGCAGACCTGCCGCCTGTGGACATCATCACCTTTGGCAGTCCCTGTCAGGATATGTCCATCGCGGGTAAGCGGGACGGTCTGGATGGTTCACGGTCCAGTCTGTTTTACGAAGCAATCCGAATCGTGAAGGAAATGAGGTGTAAGACCAATGGAGAAAAACCAAGATTTATCGTGTGGGAGAATGTGCCAGGGGCCTTCTCCTCAAACAAAGGACAGGACTTCAAAGCAGTCCTCGAAGCCGTCATCGGTGTTAAAGAACCGGCCGCCTCGGTGCCTGCGCCTGAGAAGAAAGGATGGCCCGACGCTGACTACTACGTGGGAGACGGATGGAGCGTCGCATATCGAGTTCTTGATGCACAATGGTGGGGCGTTCCCCAAAGACGAAAACGTATCTACCTTGTCGCAGATTTTGCAGGTCAGAGTGCCCCAGAAATATTATTTAACTCCGAGGGCTTGTCTCGGTATTCTGCGGAGGGCTTCCGTGCGTGGCAAAGAGCTGCCGCCGGTGTTGAAAGCGGCACTGGAGAGGCAGGCTGCAACGGAGCAGGAGGACGGATCTGTCTGAACGACCAGGGCGGAGAGCGGATGGATGTGACAGAGGAAGTGACAGCCACCCTCCGTGCGGAGGCACATCATCCCCCGTGTGTTATGGAAGCAGCTGGTTTCTGTACCGAGCATTCCGCAAATGCCAGAAGCATCGGATATGAAGAGGAGCGGTCACCGACTCTCCGAGCTGGTGTCGTACCGGCCGCCATCGCACTGGAAAATCATCCTGCTGACAGCCGGGTGAAGATTTCCGAGGATGGTAAGGTGCAGACACTGACAAGCCGGTGTGGTACGGGTGGCGGTAATGTCCCGATGGTTATGGATGCTGTTGAAAATTCAGTGGAAAGCCAGGTGAAAGATGTTGAAAACTCCCCGGCGGTCACGTTAAAGATCCGTTCCGGATGTGAAGGTGGCGGAAAGGGAGCCATCTGGCAGGAAGAAAAGTCTGCCACTCTTGGCTGCAACAACGACCAGACACTGTTCGTTCCGAAATGCTATGGTGTCTGCTCAAAAGCCAGCCACTCCATGATGTCCGACAATCCGCACAGCGGTTTTTATGAAGCGGAGACCTCCCGGACACTGGATCGCAGCGGTGGAGACCCGACTTGCAATCAGGGCGGCATCTGTGTGGTAGAGCCGGTCGCCTTTACTCAGAATCAGAGGGATGAAGTCCGGGATCTGGGAGATAAGTCGGCGGCACTGGCAGCAGAGCCGGGGATGAAGCAGCAGACATTCGTGGCACAGCCGGAAGATGTGACAGCTTTCCATGTGAACCAGCGCAATGAGCTGATTGACCTGCATGGCAAGTCCGGGGCTTTGATGGCGACCCGGAGTGATCAGATGCAGACCTTTGTCCTGCAGGGCAACATGATCGGTCGCAAAGATGAGAATGGCCCACAGGGGGATGGTGTCAATGAGGATGTCTGCTTTACACTGGATGCCACTGACCGCCATGCAGTCTGCGCACCGGAGGATGTGTATGCCATGACCACCGGCTCCTATATGCAGGTGGCAAAAGAAGTCGCACCGACTCTGATGGCACGGGATTACAAAGACCCGACCACCATCGCACCGGCACCACATCTGAACGAGGGTGTGGCTGGTACTGTGGCGACCGGGGCACATCCCAGCGGCTTCAATGGGCAGGATGCTTTCAATGACCGTCTGGTCATCGACAACCCGGAGGCACAGTCCACCCCTGTGACCTACACCGTCCGCCGCCTTACACCGACCGAGTGTGCCAGACTGCAGGGCTTCCCGGACTGGTGGTGCAGAGACCTTGGAACGGAGAATCCGACCGAGGAAGAGCTGGCGTTCTGGACAGATGTGTTTGAAACGCACCGCAAGATCGTGACCCATGCCAAGAAGCCGAAGACGGAGAAGCAGATCCGGAAATGGCTGGCTGACCCGTATACGGATTCGGCAGAGTACCGTATCTGGGGTAACGGCATTTGTTTGGCCAACGCATTTTTTGTTCTGGCCGGCATCGCATGGTGTGCAGGTCTGGAAGAATAA
- a CDS encoding terminase large subunit encodes MLPTCHYDAAKADRAVTFIENLRHTKGKWAGKRFWLLPWQEQIIRDVFGIVDEKGNRQFRTAYVEIGKKNGKSELAAAVALYLLFADNEPSAEVYGAAADRQQASIVFDVAHQMVQMTPALLKRCKIMAATKRIVNYGNVGFYQVLSAEVGTKHGLNVSGLVLDEVHAQPNRKLYDVLTKGSGDAREQPLFFLITTAGTDKESICYELHMKALDLLAGRKIDHTFYPVVYGLTDEDDWHDEANWYKANPSLGQTIQIQRVRDAYQEALDNPAEENVFKQLRLNMWVSSLTRFIPEHIYNLGNQPIDMEALKGRDCYGGLDLSSTGDITAFVLMFPPRVPEEKYIMLPFFWIPEDTIPQRVRRASVPYDVWYQQGYLMATEGNVIHYGFIEKVIEELGKTYHILEIAFDRWGAVQMTQNLEGMGFTVVPFGQGFKDMSPPTKEFYKLLMEGRIIHGGNPVMAWMAGNVVVDTDPAGNIKPTKAKSPEKIDGIVAAIMALDRCIRNEGQQQGSVYDERDMIVF; translated from the coding sequence ATGCTTCCGACTTGCCACTACGATGCGGCAAAAGCAGACCGGGCAGTGACCTTTATTGAGAACCTGCGCCATACCAAAGGCAAGTGGGCGGGTAAACGGTTCTGGCTGCTTCCTTGGCAGGAGCAGATCATCCGGGATGTGTTCGGCATCGTGGACGAAAAAGGGAACCGTCAGTTCCGCACGGCTTATGTCGAAATCGGCAAGAAGAACGGCAAATCTGAGCTTGCCGCTGCGGTGGCCTTGTATCTGCTTTTTGCCGATAACGAGCCGTCTGCCGAAGTCTATGGCGCTGCAGCTGACCGCCAGCAGGCATCCATCGTTTTTGATGTTGCCCATCAGATGGTGCAGATGACCCCGGCACTTTTGAAACGGTGCAAGATCATGGCAGCCACCAAGCGAATCGTGAACTACGGGAACGTAGGATTTTATCAAGTCCTGTCTGCCGAAGTAGGCACGAAGCACGGCCTGAACGTGTCAGGTCTTGTTCTGGATGAGGTTCATGCCCAGCCAAACCGAAAACTCTACGATGTCCTTACCAAAGGTTCCGGTGATGCCCGTGAACAGCCTCTGTTCTTTTTAATCACCACGGCCGGCACGGACAAGGAGAGCATCTGTTACGAACTCCACATGAAGGCACTTGACCTGTTGGCCGGACGTAAGATCGACCACACCTTTTACCCCGTGGTCTATGGTCTGACAGATGAAGATGACTGGCACGATGAAGCCAACTGGTATAAAGCCAATCCCTCTCTCGGACAGACCATCCAGATCCAGCGTGTCCGGGATGCGTATCAGGAAGCATTGGATAACCCGGCAGAGGAGAATGTATTCAAGCAGCTTCGTCTGAATATGTGGGTGTCCTCGCTGACGAGATTTATCCCGGAACACATCTACAACCTCGGAAACCAGCCAATCGATATGGAAGCCCTCAAGGGCCGTGACTGCTATGGCGGACTGGACTTGTCCAGTACCGGAGACATCACGGCTTTTGTGCTGATGTTCCCGCCCAGAGTTCCAGAGGAGAAATACATCATGCTTCCGTTCTTCTGGATACCGGAGGACACGATCCCCCAGCGTGTGCGCAGGGCATCCGTTCCGTATGATGTCTGGTATCAGCAGGGCTACCTGATGGCGACCGAGGGAAATGTCATCCACTACGGCTTTATCGAAAAAGTCATCGAGGAGCTGGGCAAGACTTATCACATTCTGGAGATTGCCTTTGACCGATGGGGAGCCGTGCAGATGACCCAGAACCTTGAAGGGATGGGCTTCACGGTAGTTCCTTTCGGACAGGGCTTCAAAGATATGAGCCCGCCTACCAAGGAGTTCTACAAGCTCCTGATGGAAGGCAGGATCATCCACGGCGGCAATCCGGTCATGGCATGGATGGCGGGGAATGTGGTCGTGGATACCGACCCGGCGGGCAACATCAAGCCGACCAAGGCGAAGTCGCCGGAGAAGATCGATGGTATCGTCGCTGCGATCATGGCACTGGACCGTTGCATCCGAAACGAAGGACAGCAGCAGGGAAGCGTCTACGATGAGCGTGACATGATCGTTTTTTGA
- a CDS encoding DUF3846 domain-containing protein yields MGWTAEDAACRLGNRERGLGRMKVLLIKPMEHPHVVDIENSLKEFYRILDCDCITATYPWEADAVALVTDDNGMFTEKPFSRYIPELEQPIKGNFFICGLGEEDFAELSEDFIRKYTERFWVPEAFVSMFGQMAVIQMDDGTKPE; encoded by the coding sequence ATGGGGTGGACAGCAGAAGATGCAGCTTGCAGACTGGGCAATCGTGAAAGGGGGCTGGGTCGAATGAAAGTCCTTCTGATCAAACCGATGGAGCATCCGCATGTGGTGGACATTGAAAACTCCCTGAAAGAGTTCTACCGCATCCTCGACTGCGACTGCATCACAGCCACGTACCCGTGGGAAGCGGATGCCGTGGCACTGGTAACGGACGACAATGGGATGTTCACTGAGAAGCCGTTCAGCCGGTACATTCCGGAGCTGGAGCAGCCCATCAAGGGAAACTTCTTCATCTGCGGATTGGGAGAGGAAGATTTTGCAGAGCTGTCGGAAGACTTCATCCGCAAGTACACGGAACGCTTCTGGGTGCCGGAGGCATTTGTCAGCATGTTCGGACAGATGGCGGTCATCCAGATGGATGACGGAACGAAGCCGGAATAA
- a CDS encoding DUF6900 domain-containing protein yields MKKNITKEEEKALLEIAKRLMASVDSRGDLEARDNDSEDFIEVPVWGIQKAMEEAYLLGRMSR; encoded by the coding sequence ATGAAGAAGAACATCACCAAGGAAGAAGAAAAAGCCCTGCTGGAGATCGCCAAGCGCCTGATGGCATCGGTAGACAGCCGGGGCGACCTCGAAGCCCGCGACAATGACAGCGAGGATTTCATTGAGGTTCCGGTCTGGGGCATCCAGAAAGCAATGGAAGAAGCCTACCTGCTGGGACGGATGAGCAGATAA
- a CDS encoding gamma-glutamylcyclotransferase family protein → MNERFELISRTPSKFYLAYGSNLDMERMGRRCPYAVPVGVTEIYGYRLLFKKSKTGSYATIEQDANESVPAVVWKLSEYDELLLDRYEGFPRYYYKKQFQLPIWNMNGNRMKKPKTCMAYVMHEDRQLGCPDIEYFDLLRGGYSDWEFPLDTLKRGLAASIGRTDAIRYLKKLRIV, encoded by the coding sequence ATGAATGAACGGTTTGAACTTATCAGCCGGACACCATCGAAGTTCTACCTTGCCTACGGAAGTAACCTCGACATGGAACGGATGGGGCGGAGATGCCCCTACGCAGTGCCAGTCGGTGTGACCGAGATTTACGGCTATCGGCTTTTGTTCAAGAAGAGCAAGACCGGAAGCTACGCAACCATCGAGCAGGATGCCAACGAAAGTGTACCGGCCGTGGTTTGGAAACTCTCAGAATATGATGAACTTTTGCTGGACCGGTACGAGGGCTTCCCACGGTACTACTACAAAAAGCAGTTCCAGCTTCCCATCTGGAACATGAACGGCAACCGCATGAAGAAGCCGAAGACCTGCATGGCCTATGTGATGCACGAGGACAGACAGCTTGGCTGCCCGGACATCGAGTATTTCGACCTGCTGCGTGGCGGTTACAGCGATTGGGAGTTTCCGCTGGACACACTGAAGCGTGGCCTGGCGGCCAGCATTGGAAGAACAGACGCAATTCGGTATCTGAAAAAACTACGTATAGTGTAA
- a CDS encoding DpnD/PcfM family protein: MKKSTVKNENAQMGRAFKVTITETYQRTITVYESEMKEPTVEEAQRVAEDWWQDSQIELGTEDFQGVEFTGREDGGLDE; the protein is encoded by the coding sequence ATGAAGAAAAGCACGGTAAAAAATGAAAATGCGCAGATGGGCAGGGCATTCAAGGTGACCATCACTGAAACCTACCAGAGAACCATCACAGTTTACGAATCCGAAATGAAAGAGCCGACCGTCGAGGAAGCCCAGCGTGTGGCAGAGGACTGGTGGCAGGACAGCCAGATTGAGCTGGGAACAGAAGATTTCCAAGGCGTGGAATTTACGGGCAGGGAGGACGGTGGTTTGGATGAATGA
- a CDS encoding DUF4314 domain-containing protein: MNFADQKTVERLRAEFPVGCRIVLDEMDDRQATPIGTQGTCNGVDDAGNILVSWDTGSHLNVAYGADSCHRVASETEVKVSLDRLGKTRQTGPRCPRCGAKPDCYDHQQQALSRRADIQICNRCGTEEALEDIAWGGQQKMQLADWAIVKGGWVE, translated from the coding sequence ATGAATTTCGCAGATCAGAAAACAGTCGAACGCCTTCGGGCAGAATTCCCGGTCGGATGCCGGATCGTCCTCGATGAGATGGATGACAGGCAGGCAACGCCCATCGGAACGCAGGGAACCTGCAACGGGGTCGATGATGCCGGAAACATCTTAGTGAGCTGGGATACCGGAAGCCATCTGAACGTTGCTTACGGTGCGGACAGTTGCCACCGTGTGGCTTCGGAAACCGAGGTCAAGGTGTCGCTCGACCGCCTTGGTAAAACGCGACAGACCGGCCCACGTTGCCCCAGGTGCGGAGCAAAGCCCGACTGCTACGACCATCAGCAGCAGGCACTCAGCCGAAGGGCGGACATCCAAATCTGCAACCGCTGCGGAACGGAGGAAGCGTTAGAGGACATTGCATGGGGTGGACAGCAGAAGATGCAGCTTGCAGACTGGGCAATCGTGAAAGGGGGCTGGGTCGAATGA
- a CDS encoding phage portal protein, protein MGFWEWMGFENPRDSPKTEQPKEGLPKVTDNVRDSGQTFVFGRSNAGEQVDEKAAMQIPTVYACVRLLAESIAALPLHLYRVTDDNGNKEKARDHPLYKILYRQPNPEMTSFVFWETLMTHLLLWGNAYAQIVRDGKNTVLGLYPLLPENVEVDRDESGELYYIYHAYTDEVPGEQNKDLYFRRDEIFHVPGLGFNGLIGFSPIAMMKNSLGTSIAVDKYGSSFFKNGAQPSGVLEHPGVVKDPNRIRDSWEAAYGGAANAHRVAVLEEGMAYKPISLPPEDSQFLETKQFSVTEICRIFRVPPHLVADLSRATFSNIEYQSLNFVMHSLTPWLVRIEQGIIKDLLLEEEQDTYFPKFNVDGLLRGDYQSRMNGYATGISNGFLSPNDVHRLENMDLIPAEEGGDDYYLNGGYVKLKDAGVAQQNKAAAVQQNQPKETQPDPEEEPDSDNRLSESKPRKNGRRTR, encoded by the coding sequence ATGGGATTCTGGGAATGGATGGGGTTTGAGAATCCAAGGGATTCTCCCAAAACAGAACAGCCAAAAGAAGGTCTGCCGAAGGTCACGGATAACGTCCGCGATTCCGGGCAGACCTTTGTGTTTGGCCGCTCCAATGCCGGGGAGCAGGTGGATGAGAAAGCAGCCATGCAGATCCCGACTGTGTATGCCTGTGTCCGTTTGCTGGCAGAGTCCATTGCGGCACTGCCGCTGCATCTCTACCGTGTGACAGACGACAACGGCAACAAGGAAAAGGCACGGGATCATCCACTGTACAAGATCCTGTATCGCCAGCCCAACCCGGAGATGACATCCTTTGTCTTCTGGGAAACACTGATGACCCACCTGCTCCTCTGGGGCAACGCTTACGCACAGATCGTCCGGGATGGCAAGAACACGGTGCTGGGGCTGTATCCGCTTTTGCCGGAAAATGTCGAAGTCGACCGAGATGAGAGTGGCGAGCTCTACTATATCTACCACGCCTACACGGATGAAGTTCCGGGAGAGCAGAACAAAGATCTCTACTTTCGCCGGGACGAGATCTTCCATGTGCCGGGGCTTGGGTTTAATGGTCTGATCGGTTTCTCACCGATCGCCATGATGAAGAACAGCCTCGGTACTTCCATTGCGGTGGATAAGTACGGTTCTTCTTTCTTCAAGAACGGCGCACAGCCCAGTGGTGTGCTGGAACATCCCGGCGTTGTGAAAGACCCGAACCGTATCCGGGATAGCTGGGAAGCGGCTTATGGTGGCGCAGCGAACGCCCATCGTGTGGCAGTGCTGGAAGAGGGCATGGCCTACAAACCGATTTCCCTGCCGCCGGAAGACAGCCAGTTTTTGGAAACGAAGCAGTTTTCCGTGACGGAGATCTGCCGCATCTTCCGTGTGCCTCCGCATCTGGTAGCCGATCTGTCCAGAGCCACATTCTCCAACATTGAATACCAGTCGCTGAACTTCGTGATGCACTCCCTGACTCCGTGGCTTGTCCGCATCGAGCAGGGCATCATCAAAGATCTGCTGTTGGAGGAGGAGCAGGATACCTACTTCCCGAAATTCAATGTGGATGGTTTGCTCCGTGGCGATTACCAGAGCCGGATGAACGGTTATGCGACCGGCATCAGCAACGGCTTCCTTTCTCCGAATGATGTGCATCGTCTGGAGAACATGGACCTCATCCCGGCAGAAGAGGGCGGTGACGACTACTACCTGAACGGCGGCTATGTGAAGCTGAAAGATGCAGGGGTGGCGCAGCAGAATAAAGCTGCCGCAGTCCAGCAGAATCAGCCGAAAGAAACACAGCCCGACCCGGAAGAAGAACCTGACAGCGATAACCGGCTGAGTGAGAGTAAGCCACGGAAAAATGGAAGGAGAACCCGATGA
- a CDS encoding amidoligase family protein — translation MNDKTREQIEAMKNQTIGVEIEMNNITREKAARKVAEYFGTRAWNAAGEYGYYSWACKDQQGRVWKFQRDVSIYGPDAEKCELVTPILTYDDIEPLQDIIRLLRKAGAKSGPSRGCGVHIHIGKGDHTAKTIRNLVNIMAAHEQQIGRAIRIDAARTGQYCQLINHRFLERLNREKPTTMRQLEDIWYEGNGSSWENRNAHYNSSRYHMLNLHATFTKGTIEFRLFQFADPADGKRNGLHAGEMKAYIQLCLAMSQLAKMVRTASPRPQQTDNDKYAMRCWMLRLGFIGEEFATAREILLRNMEGNASWRNK, via the coding sequence ATGAACGATAAAACAAGAGAGCAGATTGAAGCCATGAAGAACCAGACCATCGGAGTTGAGATCGAGATGAACAACATCACCAGAGAAAAGGCGGCAAGAAAGGTCGCTGAGTACTTCGGAACCAGAGCATGGAACGCAGCCGGCGAGTACGGATATTACAGCTGGGCTTGCAAAGACCAGCAGGGCAGGGTTTGGAAATTCCAGAGGGATGTGAGTATCTACGGACCGGACGCAGAAAAATGCGAACTGGTCACCCCGATTCTCACCTACGACGACATCGAACCCCTGCAGGATATCATTCGGTTGCTCCGCAAGGCGGGAGCAAAGAGTGGTCCAAGCCGCGGATGCGGAGTACACATTCACATTGGCAAAGGCGACCACACTGCAAAGACTATCCGAAACTTGGTCAATATCATGGCGGCGCATGAACAACAGATTGGCAGAGCCATCCGCATCGATGCAGCTCGAACCGGACAGTATTGCCAGCTGATCAACCACCGATTTCTTGAACGACTGAACCGTGAGAAGCCGACTACCATGCGCCAGCTGGAAGACATCTGGTACGAAGGCAATGGCTCCAGCTGGGAAAACCGGAATGCCCACTACAATTCAAGCCGTTACCACATGCTGAATTTACATGCCACCTTCACAAAAGGAACCATTGAATTCCGACTTTTCCAATTTGCAGACCCTGCGGATGGCAAGCGCAACGGACTGCACGCCGGCGAAATGAAAGCCTACATTCAGCTTTGCCTTGCGATGAGCCAGCTTGCCAAGATGGTCAGAACGGCAAGCCCAAGACCCCAGCAAACAGATAACGACAAATACGCAATGCGGTGTTGGATGCTCCGGCTGGGATTCATCGGCGAGGAATTTGCAACGGCAAGGGAAATCCTTCTGCGGAATATGGAGGGCAACGCATCCTGGCGGAACAAATAA
- a CDS encoding phage terminase small subunit P27 family, with amino-acid sequence MATRGRKPKPTAMKELEGNPGKHPLNTSEPKPNKKAPACPKWLEPEAKKEWRRLAKQMEAIGILTEVDMAAFAGYCQAYARWKEAEEFITQHGTIVKTPSGYWQQVPQVSIAQTYLKIMNKFAEQFGLTPSSRSRIIASDGGPADAADEMENLLGGGGS; translated from the coding sequence ATGGCTACCAGAGGCAGAAAACCAAAGCCCACCGCCATGAAGGAACTGGAAGGCAATCCGGGCAAGCATCCGCTGAATACCAGCGAACCGAAGCCCAACAAGAAAGCACCGGCCTGTCCGAAGTGGCTGGAGCCGGAAGCGAAGAAAGAATGGCGCAGACTTGCCAAACAGATGGAAGCCATCGGCATCCTGACCGAGGTGGATATGGCTGCCTTTGCCGGTTACTGTCAGGCGTATGCCCGATGGAAAGAGGCAGAGGAGTTCATCACCCAGCACGGCACCATCGTCAAGACCCCGTCTGGGTACTGGCAGCAAGTGCCGCAGGTATCTATCGCCCAGACCTATTTGAAGATCATGAATAAGTTCGCAGAGCAGTTCGGTCTGACCCCGTCCTCCCGAAGCCGGATCATTGCTTCGGACGGCGGTCCCGCGGACGCAGCCGATGAGATGGAGAATCTGCTGGGAGGAGGTGGTAGCTGA